The following coding sequences are from one Pigmentibacter sp. JX0631 window:
- a CDS encoding methyl-accepting chemotaxis protein, producing the protein MENNKDFSLKKWYKIFIIMIVSNILILGIFSFISATLSNSYLNGINETYVPLLKTAMSIDMYHDGLRGNVISALYASLTNVPQAEKDDIIAENKEFAKKFSEATETINKLKFDPEVKNEFSEISILIKSYVEGSTKVINSAFSAGKKTDNPEFEKFMGLFKKLEEKLDKFSKSIQEKVDTEIKRDDEISQTLKYTTLIAILFFILLTLLFGYFFITKITKAINDIVTSLFSQSQDILQQASHLNDTSRELNLGTQNQNASLQKTASAVQEISSMIKKTSEGTNESSDLSKNSEKTVQNGAQIVLKLISCIDKIRAGNKEVMQQVKHGNDRIKDIIKVISEISNKTKVINDIVFKTKLLSFNASVEAARAGEHGRGFAVVAEEVGNLAKLSGDSAKEINQLLAESIEKVEDIIVSTTSEVDKLFKLSNQNIVESTEIANQCSDVMQSTVENVVLVNRSITEIATAAKEQEYGISEIVDAVNQLEKSTQSNAVVSEQTAKSGTELTNKANEISDIIQHLQLILGNPNKNKVA; encoded by the coding sequence ATGGAAAATAACAAAGATTTTTCTTTGAAAAAGTGGTATAAAATATTTATTATAATGATTGTTTCTAATATTCTTATATTAGGTATTTTTAGTTTTATTTCTGCTACCTTATCAAATTCATATTTAAATGGAATTAATGAGACGTATGTTCCATTATTAAAAACGGCAATGTCAATCGATATGTATCATGATGGATTGAGAGGAAATGTGATAAGTGCTCTATATGCGTCTTTAACGAATGTTCCTCAAGCTGAAAAAGACGACATCATTGCAGAAAATAAAGAGTTTGCAAAGAAATTTTCTGAAGCTACTGAGACTATAAATAAGCTAAAATTTGATCCTGAAGTAAAGAATGAATTTTCAGAAATATCAATTCTTATTAAAAGTTATGTAGAAGGTAGTACAAAAGTAATAAATTCAGCTTTCAGCGCTGGTAAAAAAACAGATAACCCTGAATTTGAAAAATTTATGGGACTCTTTAAAAAATTAGAAGAAAAACTGGATAAATTTTCAAAATCTATCCAAGAAAAAGTTGATACTGAAATTAAAAGAGATGACGAAATTTCTCAAACACTTAAGTATACAACACTAATTGCTATTTTATTTTTTATTTTGTTAACTCTACTTTTTGGATACTTTTTTATAACTAAAATAACAAAAGCAATTAATGATATAGTTACAAGTCTTTTTTCTCAAAGTCAGGACATTTTGCAACAAGCTTCACATTTAAATGATACTTCACGCGAATTAAATTTAGGAACTCAAAATCAAAATGCTTCATTGCAAAAAACAGCTTCGGCAGTACAAGAAATAAGTTCTATGATCAAAAAAACTTCTGAAGGTACAAATGAATCTTCTGATCTTTCAAAAAATAGTGAAAAAACAGTGCAAAATGGTGCACAAATTGTCCTTAAATTAATTTCTTGTATTGATAAAATTCGTGCAGGAAATAAAGAAGTAATGCAACAAGTTAAACATGGGAACGATAGAATTAAGGATATTATCAAAGTTATTTCAGAAATATCAAATAAAACAAAGGTTATTAATGATATTGTGTTTAAGACAAAACTCCTTTCTTTTAATGCTTCGGTAGAAGCTGCTAGGGCTGGTGAACATGGTAGAGGATTTGCAGTGGTGGCAGAGGAAGTTGGTAACTTAGCAAAATTAAGTGGTGACTCAGCAAAAGAAATTAATCAATTGCTTGCTGAAAGTATTGAAAAAGTTGAAGACATAATTGTTTCAACAACCAGTGAAGTAGACAAACTATTTAAATTGAGCAATCAAAATATTGTTGAAAGTACTGAAATAGCAAATCAGTGTTCAGATGTAATGCAAAGTACTGTTGAAAATGTTGTACTTGTAAATAGATCAATTACAGAAATTGCTACTGCAGCAAAAGAACAAGAATATGGAATCTCTGAAATAGTTGATGCTGTAAATCAATTAGAGAAATCAACCCAATCTAATGCTGTTGTTTCAGAACAAACTGCAAAATCTGGAACAGAATTAACGAATAAAGCAAATGAAATTTCAGATATTATTCAACATCTTCAATTAATATTAGGCAATCCTAATAAAAATAAAGTTGCATAA
- the icmF gene encoding fused isobutyryl-CoA mutase/GTPase IcmF has product METSFSYKLKNKVRFVTATSLFDGHDASINIIRRLLQQGGAEVIHLGHNRSVNEVVEAAIQEDVQAISVSSYQGGHLEYFKYMREILDKKGRPDMKIFGGGGGVIIPKEIEELHQSGITKIYSPEDGFKMGLEGMICDMLEKSDYALCEWPVGIKDKKVNANDPLHFARALTLIENNASFLPESVRKQMELGKKNKNENGNNSHPLVLGVTGTGGAGKSSLTDEIIRRFTYEFPEKKICIFSIDPSKRKTGGALLGDRIRMNAIHHQNVFMHSFATRGSKNELSSITTEALCLARTADFDFIIVETSGIGQGDTGILDVSDISLYVMTSEFGAPTQLEKIDMLDFADLIAINKFDRRGSEDAYRDVKNTIRRSRYAGNKNISDNDYPVFGTIAAKFNDDGVNGIYKELLKLLTKKSNSKNWEERIQMNCRKKSSNSSSIIPQSRTNYLTEIANTVRNYHQETNKYIETATNIFSLENSINLIKNHTTKENLENELKVQWKLMPIDISNELKNWKELKENYESEAFKYEVRGKKYEVKTYSVSLSGLKIKKISLPQYKNYGDIVQFLRNENLPGYFPFTAGVFPFKRADEDPKRQFAGEGGPARTNNRFHFLTKNDPAKRLSTAFDSVTLYGDEPAKRPDIYGKIGESGVSIATLNDMKTLYQGFDLCDPNTSVSMTINGPAPIILAFFFNTAIDQQIEKEEKKKGSKLTLSEYEKIKKQTLETVRGTVQADILKEDQAQNTCIFSIDFALKMMGDIQEFFVHNNVRNYYSVSISGYHIAEAGANPITQLAFTLANGFTYVEYYLSRGMNIDDFAPNLAYFFSNGMDPEYSVIGRVARRIWAIAMKDKYKANERSQKLKYHIQTSGRSLHAQEMNFNDIRTTLQALLALSDNCNSLHTNAYDEAVTTPTEESVRRSMAIQLILAREYGVLKNENPIQGSFFIEQLTNSVEEAVLEEFEKISSRGGVLGSMETQYQRGKVQEESLYYETLKHSGQLPLIGVNTYLNPNVEDNEKKNEIQLSRASYKEKDEQLNRLQEFKIQNEENKKIALKTLQEKVLMNENIFTELLHTTRYASLGEITQALYAVGGQYRRAM; this is encoded by the coding sequence ATGGAAACAAGTTTTAGCTACAAACTAAAAAATAAAGTTAGATTTGTCACAGCCACCTCATTATTTGATGGGCATGATGCAAGTATTAATATTATTCGTAGACTCCTTCAACAAGGTGGAGCTGAAGTCATTCATCTTGGACACAATCGGAGTGTAAATGAAGTTGTAGAAGCCGCTATTCAAGAAGATGTCCAAGCAATCTCAGTAAGTTCTTATCAAGGTGGTCACCTAGAATATTTTAAATACATGCGAGAAATTCTTGATAAAAAAGGTCGTCCAGATATGAAAATATTTGGTGGAGGTGGTGGTGTTATTATTCCAAAAGAAATTGAGGAATTACATCAAAGTGGGATCACAAAAATTTATTCTCCGGAAGATGGTTTCAAAATGGGATTAGAGGGAATGATTTGTGACATGTTAGAGAAATCAGATTATGCCCTTTGTGAATGGCCAGTTGGAATAAAAGACAAAAAAGTAAATGCAAACGACCCATTGCATTTTGCAAGAGCACTTACGTTGATAGAAAATAATGCCAGTTTTCTTCCTGAATCTGTGCGAAAGCAAATGGAATTGGGCAAAAAAAATAAAAACGAAAATGGAAACAATTCACATCCCTTAGTTCTAGGCGTAACAGGTACAGGAGGGGCTGGAAAAAGTAGTTTAACAGACGAAATTATTCGCCGATTTACCTATGAATTTCCTGAAAAAAAAATCTGTATATTTAGTATAGACCCTTCAAAAAGAAAAACTGGAGGCGCATTACTTGGTGATAGAATAAGAATGAATGCCATTCACCATCAAAATGTTTTTATGCATAGTTTTGCCACTCGTGGTAGTAAAAATGAATTGTCATCGATAACAACAGAGGCATTATGCCTTGCACGCACAGCGGACTTTGATTTTATTATTGTTGAAACAAGTGGAATTGGGCAAGGTGATACGGGTATATTAGATGTTTCTGACATCAGCCTCTATGTCATGACAAGTGAATTTGGTGCACCAACTCAATTAGAAAAAATTGATATGCTAGATTTTGCTGATTTAATTGCAATAAATAAATTTGATCGACGTGGTTCTGAAGATGCTTATCGGGACGTAAAAAACACCATAAGACGTAGCAGATACGCAGGTAACAAAAATATTTCAGATAATGATTATCCGGTTTTTGGTACGATAGCGGCAAAATTTAATGATGATGGTGTTAATGGAATATATAAAGAACTTTTAAAACTGTTAACTAAAAAAAGCAATTCAAAGAATTGGGAAGAAAGAATTCAAATGAATTGCAGAAAAAAATCTTCAAATAGTTCTTCTATCATTCCACAAAGTAGAACTAACTATTTAACAGAAATTGCTAATACAGTTAGAAACTATCACCAAGAAACAAATAAATACATAGAAACGGCTACAAATATTTTCTCACTAGAAAATTCCATTAATTTAATTAAAAACCATACAACCAAAGAAAATTTAGAGAATGAATTAAAGGTTCAATGGAAATTAATGCCTATAGACATTAGCAATGAATTAAAAAATTGGAAGGAATTAAAAGAAAATTACGAAAGTGAAGCTTTTAAGTATGAAGTTAGAGGAAAAAAATACGAAGTTAAAACTTACTCTGTTTCATTATCTGGGCTAAAAATAAAGAAAATTAGTCTTCCACAATATAAAAACTATGGAGATATTGTCCAATTTTTGCGGAACGAAAATTTACCTGGTTATTTTCCTTTCACCGCAGGTGTGTTTCCTTTTAAAAGAGCAGATGAAGATCCTAAAAGACAATTTGCTGGTGAAGGCGGTCCTGCTAGAACAAATAATCGTTTCCACTTTTTAACTAAAAATGATCCTGCAAAACGACTGTCAACAGCCTTTGATAGTGTTACTTTATATGGTGATGAGCCTGCAAAAAGACCTGACATATATGGCAAAATTGGCGAAAGTGGTGTCAGCATTGCTACTTTAAATGATATGAAAACGTTGTATCAAGGTTTTGATTTATGCGATCCAAATACAAGCGTGAGTATGACCATTAATGGACCTGCTCCCATTATTTTAGCATTCTTTTTTAATACAGCTATAGATCAACAAATTGAGAAGGAAGAAAAGAAAAAAGGAAGTAAATTAACATTAAGTGAATATGAAAAAATAAAAAAACAAACACTAGAGACTGTTAGAGGAACTGTTCAAGCTGATATATTAAAAGAAGATCAAGCACAAAATACCTGTATTTTTTCAATTGATTTTGCGCTAAAGATGATGGGCGATATTCAAGAGTTTTTTGTGCATAACAATGTGCGGAATTATTATTCGGTTAGTATCTCCGGTTACCATATAGCAGAAGCGGGTGCTAATCCTATTACACAATTAGCATTTACATTAGCAAATGGATTTACTTATGTTGAATATTACCTTAGTCGGGGGATGAATATTGATGATTTTGCGCCAAATTTGGCTTATTTTTTCAGTAATGGAATGGATCCTGAATATTCTGTTATTGGTAGAGTTGCAAGACGTATTTGGGCAATTGCGATGAAAGACAAATATAAAGCAAATGAACGTTCACAAAAATTAAAGTACCATATTCAAACAAGTGGTAGATCTCTCCATGCACAAGAAATGAATTTTAATGACATTAGAACCACACTTCAAGCACTATTAGCCTTATCTGATAATTGCAATTCACTGCATACAAATGCATACGATGAAGCTGTTACTACTCCAACTGAAGAGAGTGTTAGAAGAAGTATGGCTATTCAACTTATTCTTGCGAGAGAATATGGTGTCTTAAAAAATGAAAATCCTATTCAAGGCAGTTTCTTTATCGAGCAATTAACTAACTCTGTAGAAGAAGCGGTTTTAGAAGAATTTGAAAAAATATCTAGCAGAGGCGGTGTTTTAGGTTCCATGGAAACTCAATATCAACGCGGGAAAGTTCAAGAAGAAAGTTTATACTATGAAACATTAAAACATTCTGGACAACTTCCATTAATTGGAGTGAATACATATTTAAACCCAAATGTGGAAGATAATGAAAAGAAAAATGAAATTCAACTTTCAAGAGCTTCATACAAAGAAAAAGATGAGCAATTAAATAGACTACAAGAATTTAAAATACAAAATGAAGAAAACAAAAAAATTGCTTTGAAAACTCTGCAAGAAAAAGTATTAATGAATGAAAATATTTTTACTGAATTACTGCATACAACCCGTTATGCTTCTCTAGGAGAAATTACTCAGGCTTTGTATGCAGTAGGTGGACAATACAGAAGAGCAATGTAA
- a CDS encoding ricin-type beta-trefoil lectin domain protein — MISFLRKIKLSVLSSVLICCSVNALEAKDMQIVSHQDDDFLFMNPDMENAIKAGHKVQTVYVTSGDAGLIHWNDGYLSLNAPGVLVYHWQLRELGTQAAYAKMAGVANVWTAQKINVLGKNLDLYTLRDAPNVTIIYMRLPDGNPSGTGYSETCNTSLEKLWKHESSFIPKVNASNFCQPQQFESYSREQLIEVLTKLIKDYSPNIVRTLDSTGIYGNDHSDHKHSALFTLEALHASNKDINYKIYRGYNISSLPVNLTNNDRNIKWNSFLQYAAFDMCKYPRPSQPNGGADPNTCEVNTDYTTWGYRMYSISAVKNRNGKIQGLGGKCLDVRGAQANNGTDVQIWDCVNAPQQEWKLTNEGYLQGLGGKCLDVRGGSDTNGTAVQIWDCVNVPQQKWTLMDNGLLRGISGKCLDVRGAISTNGTNVQVWDCVDEPQQKWKFK; from the coding sequence ATGATTTCTTTTTTAAGAAAAATAAAATTATCTGTTTTAAGTTCAGTATTAATTTGTTGCTCAGTCAATGCATTAGAAGCAAAAGATATGCAGATAGTTTCTCATCAAGATGATGATTTTTTATTTATGAATCCCGATATGGAAAATGCAATTAAAGCTGGTCATAAAGTTCAGACTGTGTATGTTACTTCAGGTGATGCTGGTTTAATTCATTGGAATGATGGTTACTTAAGCTTAAATGCTCCAGGGGTTCTTGTTTATCATTGGCAATTAAGAGAACTTGGTACCCAAGCAGCTTATGCAAAAATGGCGGGAGTAGCGAATGTTTGGACAGCGCAAAAAATAAATGTCTTAGGAAAAAATTTAGATCTATATACTTTAAGAGATGCTCCTAATGTAACAATTATCTATATGCGATTACCAGATGGAAATCCTTCTGGTACAGGTTATTCAGAAACTTGTAATACTTCGCTTGAAAAATTATGGAAACATGAATCATCTTTTATTCCAAAAGTTAATGCAAGCAATTTTTGTCAACCACAACAATTTGAGAGTTATTCAAGAGAACAATTAATCGAAGTATTAACAAAATTAATTAAAGATTACTCGCCAAACATTGTAAGGACTTTAGATAGTACTGGAATTTACGGAAATGATCATTCAGATCATAAGCATTCAGCACTTTTTACCCTAGAAGCTTTGCATGCAAGTAATAAAGATATAAATTATAAAATTTATCGGGGCTACAATATTTCTTCTCTTCCTGTTAATTTAACAAACAATGATCGCAATATAAAATGGAATTCTTTTTTACAATATGCTGCATTTGATATGTGTAAATATCCACGCCCATCACAACCTAATGGAGGAGCAGATCCAAATACGTGTGAAGTAAATACTGATTACACAACTTGGGGATATCGGATGTATTCTATTTCTGCAGTTAAAAATAGAAATGGAAAAATTCAAGGATTGGGGGGTAAGTGTTTAGATGTAAGAGGTGCGCAAGCGAATAATGGTACCGATGTGCAAATTTGGGATTGTGTAAACGCTCCGCAACAAGAATGGAAACTGACTAATGAAGGATATTTACAAGGACTTGGTGGAAAATGTTTAGATGTCCGCGGCGGATCTGACACTAATGGAACGGCAGTGCAAATTTGGGATTGTGTGAATGTCCCACAACAAAAATGGACATTAATGGATAATGGGTTATTGCGTGGAATTTCTGGCAAGTGTTTAGATGTCAGAGGTGCTATCTCAACAAATGGTACAAATGTCCAAGTTTGGGATTGTGTTGATGAACCTCAACAAAAATGGAAATTTAAATAA
- a CDS encoding penicillin-binding protein 2, translating to MKQKYYNKSIWEKIRDYFDPRKVKINYNFQKRAMAMSLIFLTVILAILVRYAWLTVLPTDLRAKLVAKGSKQLETSVTLSKPRATITDRNGKVLAVSVSSTSLYILTKKMPQDEETLKIVAKQIQVPFKELLNLRNDKRNFVWLKRQMTNNELVSLGSLKKWKNFIDTVEEPKRIYPEKDIAAQLIGFVGADGVGLEGVEKIYNSRLTEKPVKVDAKRDARGRVVINKANDASKPAQMLPNLRLSIDISIQQFTQNALKDGVIKAKAKGGSAVVIDVTTGELLAIASYPTYDLNNPPVNDPEAKRFRPVMDAIELGSASKPMWIARALDLGIIQPETIFDVRGGAMNVPGGVIHDDHPVNFNLDTQGVLRYSSNVGMYKISLKAGRERFYESLMKVGFGRSPGLGFPGEWKGRIHKPESWSEMRFANMSFGQGFAISPLQLAHAVTIMVGGGQDKGMNILAKDLEQEKNFVGPPIQFIRKDTSKTISEMMGNVIEQSNAGRIPGILVGGKTGTAQIWSNKDKAYSERTAVYQGIIPANNPKLAIVVVIDEVKVRPAYGAMLAGPVFSQIGRKTVDYLNSQGVFHVEPYVNAYLSKSEDKNTPIQ from the coding sequence ATGAAGCAAAAATATTATAATAAATCTATCTGGGAAAAAATACGAGACTATTTTGATCCGCGAAAAGTAAAAATAAATTACAATTTTCAAAAACGTGCAATGGCGATGAGCCTGATCTTTCTTACAGTAATTTTAGCTATATTGGTAAGATATGCTTGGTTAACTGTTTTGCCGACAGATTTACGGGCAAAATTAGTGGCAAAAGGCTCTAAACAGCTAGAAACAAGTGTCACTTTGTCTAAACCAAGAGCAACAATAACTGACAGAAATGGAAAAGTATTGGCTGTTAGCGTTTCCAGTACCAGTTTATATATTTTGACAAAAAAAATGCCACAAGATGAAGAAACTTTAAAAATTGTCGCAAAGCAAATTCAAGTTCCCTTCAAAGAGTTATTAAATTTACGCAATGATAAAAGAAACTTTGTCTGGTTGAAAAGACAAATGACTAACAATGAATTAGTTTCGTTAGGTTCCTTAAAAAAATGGAAAAATTTTATTGATACCGTTGAAGAACCAAAACGTATTTATCCTGAAAAAGATATTGCTGCACAATTAATTGGATTTGTAGGAGCCGATGGAGTTGGTTTGGAAGGTGTGGAAAAAATTTATAATTCTCGCTTAACTGAAAAGCCTGTTAAGGTCGATGCGAAACGTGATGCGCGTGGCCGAGTTGTAATTAATAAAGCAAACGATGCTTCAAAACCGGCGCAAATGTTACCTAATCTTCGTCTTTCAATTGATATTTCTATTCAACAATTTACCCAAAATGCCTTAAAAGATGGAGTGATAAAAGCAAAAGCAAAAGGGGGAAGCGCCGTAGTTATCGATGTTACTACTGGTGAGTTGCTAGCTATTGCGAGTTATCCTACTTATGACTTGAATAATCCTCCTGTAAATGATCCCGAAGCCAAACGTTTTAGACCAGTTATGGATGCAATTGAACTTGGTTCGGCCTCTAAACCTATGTGGATTGCAAGGGCTTTGGATTTAGGAATTATTCAACCCGAAACTATTTTTGATGTGCGTGGTGGGGCAATGAATGTTCCAGGGGGAGTCATTCATGATGACCATCCTGTGAATTTTAATTTAGATACACAAGGAGTGTTACGTTATAGTAGCAACGTGGGAATGTATAAAATTTCCTTAAAAGCAGGACGGGAACGTTTTTATGAATCTTTGATGAAAGTTGGTTTTGGCAGATCTCCCGGACTTGGTTTCCCAGGTGAATGGAAAGGACGAATTCATAAACCAGAATCTTGGAGTGAAATGCGTTTTGCAAACATGTCTTTCGGTCAAGGTTTTGCAATTTCACCTCTGCAATTGGCTCACGCTGTTACTATCATGGTGGGCGGTGGACAAGATAAAGGAATGAATATTTTAGCAAAAGACTTGGAACAAGAAAAAAACTTTGTAGGGCCACCTATTCAATTTATTCGCAAAGATACTAGTAAAACAATTTCCGAAATGATGGGCAATGTCATTGAACAAAGTAACGCGGGAAGAATTCCAGGTATTTTAGTGGGTGGAAAAACAGGTACGGCACAAATTTGGTCAAATAAAGATAAAGCTTATTCCGAACGTACTGCTGTTTATCAAGGAATTATACCTGCAAATAATCCTAAACTTGCCATTGTGGTTGTTATTGATGAAGTAAAGGTACGTCCAGCATACGGTGCTATGCTTGCAGGACCTGTGTTTTCCCAAATTGGACGAAAGACCGTAGACTACTTAAACTCCCAAGGGGTCTTTCACGTTGAACCCTATGTGAACGCTTATCTCTCTAAAAGTGAAGATAAAAATACTCCAATTCAATAA
- the murF gene encoding UDP-N-acetylmuramoyl-tripeptide--D-alanyl-D-alanine ligase yields the protein MWPLSASEIYQAILKNQKCEKEFNTIMIKGVCIDSRKVNSDHLFVAIKGSQHDGHAYLKDCIQKGVQIALVDENSKYFNELTDEQKKKCICVTDVLASFREFAKFMRRRFSFPVLGVGGSNGKTTTKEMIASILSCGNYKVTKTEKSENGFLGMAITLCQEEHNSNKAPDCLVLEIGIDDIGAMTQHVDLGQPNISILTALGPEHLEHLINWETAANEELILFKNPKTKRIWQLADEKILKFFLEQVKFNEENSENVISLKNDFIVVEKKYLAKIGMDKSTILKNISTLILWDIFEITPTGSEVSIEIISNNSMIKNEKDIHFKVPLPGIHNAGNFALAFASAIMLNRSLNEIALGWSKFVSPPMRSRISYIKDQNILFDDCYNSSPMSLDAALISVQTDEWKEKNKLLILGDMLDLGNESKYWHENIFHALKNIKNAYLCLYGIAMYDCYKLLKETEDLLLSENKTRIFWRAAQDDPSQFLTDIHVNLSGFVILVKGSRGMKLDRVIKSIESKYC from the coding sequence ATGTGGCCTCTTTCCGCAAGTGAAATTTATCAAGCTATTTTGAAAAATCAAAAATGTGAAAAAGAATTTAATACTATTATGATAAAAGGAGTTTGCATTGACAGTCGAAAAGTAAATTCTGATCATTTGTTTGTTGCTATTAAAGGATCTCAGCATGATGGGCATGCCTATTTAAAAGACTGTATTCAAAAAGGTGTACAAATAGCTTTAGTTGATGAAAATTCAAAGTATTTTAATGAATTAACTGACGAGCAAAAAAAGAAATGTATTTGTGTTACTGATGTTTTAGCTTCTTTTCGAGAATTTGCAAAATTTATGCGTAGACGATTTTCCTTTCCAGTGCTAGGTGTAGGTGGAAGTAATGGAAAAACAACGACAAAAGAAATGATTGCAAGTATTTTAAGCTGTGGAAACTATAAAGTAACAAAAACTGAAAAAAGTGAGAATGGTTTTTTAGGAATGGCAATTACTTTATGCCAAGAAGAGCATAATAGTAATAAAGCACCAGATTGTTTAGTTCTTGAAATTGGAATTGATGATATTGGAGCTATGACTCAGCACGTTGATTTAGGACAACCAAATATCTCTATCCTAACTGCACTTGGACCAGAACATCTTGAACATTTGATAAATTGGGAAACCGCTGCAAATGAAGAATTAATTTTATTTAAAAATCCCAAAACAAAAAGAATATGGCAGCTCGCTGATGAAAAAATATTAAAATTTTTTCTTGAACAAGTAAAATTTAACGAAGAAAATTCTGAAAATGTTATTTCTTTAAAAAATGACTTTATTGTTGTTGAAAAAAAATATTTAGCGAAAATTGGAATGGATAAATCTACCATTCTAAAAAATATATCTACACTAATATTGTGGGATATATTTGAGATAACACCTACAGGGAGTGAAGTTTCTATAGAAATAATCTCAAACAATTCTATGATAAAAAATGAAAAAGATATCCATTTTAAAGTACCACTTCCTGGAATTCACAATGCAGGTAACTTTGCTTTAGCATTTGCTTCTGCTATAATGCTGAATAGAAGTTTAAATGAGATAGCTTTAGGTTGGTCAAAATTTGTTTCACCTCCTATGCGTTCTCGTATTTCTTATATAAAAGATCAAAATATTCTTTTCGATGATTGCTATAATTCAAGTCCAATGAGTTTAGACGCTGCCCTGATCTCTGTCCAAACTGATGAATGGAAAGAAAAAAATAAACTTCTTATTCTAGGGGATATGCTTGATTTAGGAAATGAGTCAAAATACTGGCATGAAAATATTTTTCATGCGTTAAAAAATATCAAGAATGCATACTTGTGTCTTTACGGCATAGCAATGTATGATTGTTACAAGTTATTAAAAGAAACAGAAGATTTACTTTTATCTGAAAATAAAACTAGGATTTTTTGGCGTGCTGCTCAAGATGATCCTAGTCAGTTTCTGACAGATATACATGTGAATTTATCTGGTTTTGTTATTCTTGTTAAAGGTAGTCGAGGAATGAAACTTGATAGAGTGATTAAATCTATTGAGTCCAAGTATTGTTAA